In Candidatus Latescibacter sp., the genomic stretch GGAATATACGGAAAGAGTGATATCTCCCTTTTTCCTGAGATTATATGTGAGCACAGTTTCGCCATTAAAGGGATTAGGTGCATTCTGGTAAAGAATTACCGGAGCGGGAATGACCTGTTCTTCAGAGACTTTTACAGCCGGTTTGACCGTGACGGTTCCGACCATCGATGTCTGATGGTATATGCAATAGTACGGATATACGCCAGCCTTCTGGAATACATAGCTGAATGTGGCATTTTGATTCATGTTCCCACTATCGAATATTCCGTCAGGTTTTCCCACTGGTCCGCTGGTTGCAGTATGTGCAAAAGATTCCTGATTTGTCCACTTTACGGTGGT encodes the following:
- a CDS encoding plastocyanin/azurin family copper-binding protein — encoded protein: MKTCACSGLLVFFGLLIQAGLFPLAVFNNDAVAQNIVQVGMKNFVFIPENISVTVGTTVKWTNQESFAHTATSGPVGKPDGIFDSGNMNQNATFSYVFQKAGVYPYYCIYHQTSMVGTVTVKPAVKVSEEQVIPAPVILYQNAPNPFNGETVLTYNLRKKGDITLSVYSMTGQKVWEQADKSVNPGRHSVRWSAVNRSGSTLSTGVYLYTLRYEGMVTVGRMLYLK